Part of the Sebastes umbrosus isolate fSebUmb1 chromosome 3, fSebUmb1.pri, whole genome shotgun sequence genome is shown below.
GCAAATAATAAGAATTAGCTCTACATCCCGTCTTACCAGTACGTTGATGGACTCGATGACGTCGATAAAGACCTCGTTCTTCTTGTATTTGATACCCTCTGACCTCCAGGAGACAGCGTTGGTGACGGTGGTCGGCACTTTGGACTTTGCCACCTCGAGCTTGGCACCTTCCTGAGTGATGTATCTGTGAGAGATGAGATTGTAAGATGCTGTGATTCGACGCCACACTCTTCATCAATATACATAATATGTATACACTATATACAATATCTCACTCCTGTAGGATCTTGCTGTCGGTAGTCTGAGGGAATCCAAAATCCATCAGCTCATCCAGCAGCTCGTAGACAACCACAAAATTATCCTGaatgctctcctcctccagctctttgAAGTACTCTGTGAACACCTGAATAATACGCATAAAAACACTTACATCCGTGGTTTTACTTTGTAATATCACTATCTCAGACTGCCATCTTCACACAAATACAAGTTCATCCTTGGAAACTGTACaacaaatatttacacaatcATTTAAATTATATGTCACCACTGTATGTGTGACTCACCTCGACTAGTTTGTATAGAAATGAGTACACGAGGGAGGCGTTGGAGTTCTTGTTTGTCGTGGCCACCACTGTGCAGAGAGCAGGTCAAGGAGTACTCTACACAGTTAAAATCAGTTTcctacattttaattttaagtaTGTAATTcaacaatctgtgatgttataCATTTCAATAACTAGTAGATCCTACTACAGTAGGATAAAAGGATACGGTACAGGTTGCTGTGTTTGATCCACATGAAGTGGATGCTGCCGTGTGACATTACAGGGCAGAGAAGCCCTTCCTCTTCATTCTGCATGAGTAAAGGCAGGAAGTGGTCGATCTCCGCCATGTCCACATCGCCTTTGTAGTTCCGACATATCAGCACCTGAGCGGAGAGAATAACGGCACATGGTTATCAGACAACTGTGTGTTAAACTAATTATGAGTTACAGAGAAGAAGACAGCTTTTAGATTTCAAGTTTTACTCATTTGTAGTGCGCCAATGCGACATGAAAAATACTCAGTTTCCTATAGATATTATAAGAAACAATGTAAATCTTGAATCAACATTTTGTCACAATAAATTCTGCTAACAGTCTACGATTCGTATCCTGATACAaaggttatgattcaatatattgcgatatattacgatacggtaagcaaggcgatatatatatagcgattttttaaagtctaacTTTAGGAAAACAACACAcaaccatatgcataaaatctgagttaaaagagtttacttttttttatgcaaccagtgggatctgcatttgcctTTATCACGGCCAAGATGACGacagccaaaaacaaagatggcaaaagccaaaatgttgaacttcaaaacggcagtacacaaaccaattgggtgacatcacggtgactacttccacttcttatatttacagtctatgcgcatgacagctccccaaaagtgaagccaaaacggATCaggcattttaaacgtcaacatcgcagtcgatcatgttcatttaattgttggATGCTAAAATTGTGATCGTTtataaagctgaagtaggcgagattggagcaaataggattaaaaaaacgtaatttttataaaacggtcgctatatcgtgacagtagtacatgaaacaggtaacctgaaaaaaatcatgtgcctctgtatcCTCCATTGCTGCTACCAgcaaaacaagcagtcagagctgatctgaggtccgctgtccagctgccgtctatgagagccggctttcaatcactcgcaaattcTGACCAAACggccaaactaggcagcgttgatcaaatatgaaccaacattatgttacgttaatgcctatttctcgcctcaaatgttttcagaatcatcttgtagtgcacggtttagctgtaaaatgagaacgtttgtgacgccattgtgaaatgtggtgaaggaacgccaagttccgtcacatggccggagcacagccaataggaacgctctctctcaatgaaatgacctgtgattggtcaaaatctcccatcacgggctagagctttttaaagcctgaaaacagagccatgacgaggtgcagaagtctagttttctctcagaacacttgaattacaatatgctgaaaggttattatggaatttttgctcaatgatgccaaaaaatatactgcctactgccactttaatattcaattaattgtgcaaccctaatctttgcatgtaaactgttcATTAAAAATcattacagtgtttttgagaaccgatacagtatcacaaaacataatatcatttatttattttgtcttatcttttattttatttgttttccttgCTAGATAAGTGAAATatatgaaatgtcatgtctctctttctttgaaattctgactaaacatttcattgtataatttaattaataatattgttagtctgtctgtatgtgtatatatgtatatgtctatatgtaaaattcaataaaaatactgtttaaaaaaaacaaaacaaaaacataatatcactATACTCTATATTTTCTCACACCCCTATAATAAAGCCTTATTGCAGCTTGCTTGGGtcaagtgaaacaaaatgcCACATGTGTTTGTTGTACAATTAACACACCCTTTTtatcacacacacctgaaacCACATGCATGCTTCCATTTCTCAGTAACACTAGCTTGTGTGTCAAGTTACATTTCCTTACAAAGGGTGTTTGTGCCTTCCTGCAGCACTGTGACAACACAAAGATGGTGACACAAAATGCCCTGACTGAAGGCTACTAACAGGTATATACAGGTGGGCACTTTCTCTGCAGTTTTCCAAAGCTGCAGCCTGTATTTCCACTCAATCCCGGAAGTTAAAAAGGCCAATAATGAATGTCGCAAGTGCTCTTCATTAATTATTAACGACGCTATTAATGTTTAACAGTTAAAGCAACAGTAGAAAAGGTCAGCTAAACAGTAGAAGGAATAATAAATGAGGGTTTTTTTATAACTTGTGTCGCTGAAAATATGCAACTATCTGTGTCTCCAATCATTAATCTTACCTTCCCCTTCAGATCCAGCACAAATATAGCAGAGGCAGACATCGTGTTTGTCCCCAACAACACTTCGACTCTGCAGAGCAGCTCAAACTTTAGATACTAAAGTATCAAACTAAAGGTCAACTCGAGTCTTCACTGGTTTAAGTTCAGTATCTCCATCTAACGTTTAACTCCAGTCACTCATCAGCCTGAGAGGTGATCATGGACGAGCCGTTTCTCTTTCCTGGAGGTGTCGTGACGTCATGACATGCAGGTAAAACATTCACCAGCTCACCTgagcggagaggaggaggaggaggaggaggagggaggaggatgtGCTGCTCAGTTTATCCGCTAGAGGGCGCCACAGACATACAAATCATAGTAGGGACAACAAGTGTGTGCtgaccttcatcaccttcatgtTGGTTGATGTGtctggtggaagaagtactcagatggAGATTGCAATGTTGGATCCATTTTGGTgttgaatgcagaacttttacttgtaatagagtaaacttacactgtggtattgctacttttaatcGAGttaaatatctgagtacttctttttttatttttttcttattaacaaaatataagtacaataaaaatatgtacattcaaagCTGTTCATGTCAGaggtacaataaaaaaataaaattaaaaattaaaaaatatataataaacagtAGAGAGATAAACATCTATATAGAGACAAGAAAtacaaattcaaaataaattctCATCTGTCcataagaaaaacacaaagctggttctggttctgatctgTGCTCATAAATAAAGTTTACTGTAGCAGGTTGCACTGAATGTGATGATCCTGTTCATACTTTGTAGACTGTATGTTGGTGGGTGTGATGAAGTGGAGGGTTTGAtctgtgttttcctgttttgtgcTTGTGTTTTTATGGTCAAAAAGTGTAGCAATTTAATTT
Proteins encoded:
- the ap1m2 gene encoding AP-1 complex subunit mu-2 isoform X2, which encodes MSASAIFVLDLKGKVLICRNYKGDVDMAEIDHFLPLLMQNEEEGLLCPVMSHGSIHFMWIKHSNLYLVATTNKNSNASLVYSFLYKLVEVFTEYFKELEEESIQDNFVVVYELLDELMDFGFPQTTDSKILQEYITQEGAKLEVAKSKVPTTVTNAVSWRSEGIKYKKNEVFIDVIESINVLVNANGSVMSSDIVGSIKLKTMLSGMPELRLGLNDRVLFALTGRDKGKTVVMEDVKFHQCVRLSRFESDRTISFVPPDGESELMSYRINTHVKPLIWIESVIEKFSHSRVEIMVKAKGQFKKQSVANNVEVRVPVPSDADSPKFKTSTGNAKYVPEKNMV